From a single Cyclobacterium marinum DSM 745 genomic region:
- a CDS encoding YHYH protein, protein MKVPSLLTLVFVVSSLLFSSCASDEETCTETTWYQDSDGDGLGNPSVSTTSCTQPSGYVADSNDDDDSIATSTGSTPVAAFDDFNEDAVTVSFDGDEITIESNGLPNHTSPYWSESNSLYIAPSVANESQMSPGTISSTSYTLTVQATPEKASSTSATGLGAIGIAVTGAPIFNDEEGPNIALSANVASGFDYAGAHMGPTGYHYHLEASNVTENTTLSYDDEKLVGILQDGFLLYGRKCDATSDHPSDLDASGGHIAATQHSDGEEFYHYHIINETYIGSYILLFGVDLQGTPNTIM, encoded by the coding sequence ATGAAAGTCCCAAGTTTATTAACACTCGTTTTTGTAGTATCAAGCCTTTTGTTTTCTTCATGCGCCAGTGATGAAGAAACTTGTACTGAAACTACATGGTATCAAGATTCAGATGGTGACGGTTTGGGAAATCCAAGTGTAAGTACCACATCTTGTACCCAACCCAGTGGATATGTAGCAGACAGCAATGATGATGATGACTCCATTGCAACCTCCACGGGTAGTACACCTGTTGCAGCCTTCGATGATTTCAATGAAGACGCGGTGACTGTTTCTTTTGATGGCGATGAGATAACCATTGAATCCAACGGATTGCCAAATCATACCTCACCCTACTGGAGCGAAAGCAACAGCTTGTATATAGCACCAAGTGTGGCCAATGAAAGTCAAATGTCTCCAGGTACTATATCAAGCACGAGTTACACACTTACTGTGCAAGCTACTCCGGAGAAGGCTTCTTCTACGTCAGCTACAGGATTGGGGGCTATAGGCATCGCTGTGACCGGAGCTCCAATTTTTAATGATGAAGAAGGTCCAAATATCGCATTATCTGCCAATGTAGCCTCTGGTTTCGACTATGCAGGTGCGCATATGGGACCTACCGGTTACCATTACCATTTGGAGGCTTCAAATGTGACGGAAAACACCACTTTGTCCTATGACGATGAAAAACTAGTAGGAATACTACAGGATGGTTTTTTACTCTACGGAAGAAAATGTGATGCTACAAGTGATCACCCTTCAGATTTAGACGCTTCAGGTGGACATATTGCTGCTACCCAACATAGTGATGGAGAAGAATTTTATCATTATCACATCATCAACGAGACCTATATAGGTTCATACATTCTGTTATTTGGTGTAGACCTTCAAGGCACTCCTAACACCATTATGTAA
- a CDS encoding arylsulfatase, translating into MNITRTYHSYIISLTLAFSVCFSCTSNKKEIKEERSPNIIFILSDDLSWGDLGCYGQEKIKTPNIDRIAYEGIKFTNAYAGSSVCAPSRSSLMQGLHQGHARVRGNSYQSYRESLQEGDYTVAMLLKEAGYKTGLFGKWGLALENQPGIPNKMGFDEFFGYLNQRQAHTYYPQFLYHNQEKVFFPGNQNHYEIENYSKASAYDEEGKVIPNGIKDPSSAVYSFDIINEKALDFVKENKDQPFFLYLANTVPHGPLIVPELGAYKDKDWPIQHKEWAAMVSRMDTEVGKLMNLLESLGLDDDTIIFFASDNGDSSQGYEKRYLDVKEGPTLSEFFNHQSPTRGHKSNEYDGGFHVPAMARWPGHIAPGSESDHIWAFWDFLPTAAELARVSPPAGLDGLSILPTLTSSGVQKQHEYLYWEHNQNQAIRLGEYYAHKVNGSPLELYNLVADPQQQNDISDDNTEMVEKINKMMADAHRPSDVWPSPGESKEAFQKRMEEQNIPKKPNNIGHF; encoded by the coding sequence ATGAACATTACACGTACTTATCATTCTTACATCATCAGTCTTACTTTGGCCTTTAGTGTGTGTTTTTCTTGTACTTCCAATAAAAAGGAAATAAAAGAGGAAAGGTCTCCGAATATCATATTTATTTTAAGTGATGACTTGAGTTGGGGAGACTTAGGCTGCTATGGGCAGGAAAAAATCAAAACCCCAAACATTGACAGAATAGCCTATGAAGGAATCAAGTTTACCAATGCCTATGCAGGTAGTTCTGTTTGTGCTCCTTCCAGATCTTCTCTGATGCAGGGATTGCATCAGGGACATGCCAGAGTAAGGGGGAATTCGTACCAATCGTACCGTGAATCTTTACAAGAAGGAGATTATACCGTTGCCATGTTGCTCAAAGAAGCAGGTTACAAAACCGGCCTGTTTGGGAAATGGGGTTTGGCCTTGGAAAACCAACCCGGAATCCCCAATAAGATGGGTTTCGATGAATTTTTCGGTTATCTCAACCAACGCCAAGCCCATACCTATTACCCTCAATTCTTGTATCACAATCAAGAAAAAGTATTTTTCCCAGGGAACCAAAACCACTATGAAATTGAAAATTATTCCAAGGCCAGTGCTTATGATGAGGAAGGAAAAGTTATTCCAAACGGCATCAAAGACCCCTCTTCCGCTGTTTATTCCTTTGACATCATCAACGAAAAGGCCTTGGATTTTGTTAAGGAAAACAAAGACCAACCTTTCTTCTTGTACCTCGCCAATACAGTGCCCCATGGACCACTTATCGTACCTGAACTTGGAGCATATAAGGACAAAGACTGGCCAATCCAACACAAAGAGTGGGCGGCTATGGTTTCCCGTATGGATACAGAAGTGGGCAAATTAATGAACTTATTGGAGTCCTTGGGCTTGGATGATGACACCATCATATTCTTTGCTTCAGACAATGGGGATTCTAGTCAAGGCTATGAAAAAAGGTACCTCGATGTCAAAGAAGGCCCTACATTGAGTGAGTTCTTCAATCACCAATCCCCTACAAGAGGACATAAAAGCAATGAGTACGATGGGGGTTTTCATGTACCTGCCATGGCACGTTGGCCAGGTCATATTGCTCCTGGTTCTGAAAGTGATCATATCTGGGCTTTTTGGGATTTCCTTCCCACGGCAGCTGAATTGGCTAGAGTTAGCCCTCCTGCAGGTTTGGACGGCCTCAGTATTTTACCAACCCTTACAAGCAGTGGAGTACAAAAGCAACATGAATACCTTTACTGGGAGCACAATCAAAATCAAGCCATCAGGTTGGGGGAATATTATGCCCACAAAGTCAATGGTAGTCCTTTGGAATTGTACAATTTGGTAGCTGACCCACAACAGCAAAATGACATCAGTGATGACAATACGGAGATGGTGGAAAAAATCAATAAAATGATGGCTGATGCCCATCGGCCCAGCGATGTATGGCCAAGCCCAGGTGAAAGTAAGGAAGCTTTTCAGAAAAGGATGGAAGAGCAAAACATTCCTAAAAAACCCAATAATATTGGCCATTTTTAG
- a CDS encoding dienelactone hydrolase family protein, translating to MQFLVAFLLIIFQVHLNYGQTSLAKIDLDKGPYSVGFLHYTSADSSRTYSRIYDYSNEKIARPIPTSIWYPSSQNVDSIAALRVLDYLQILKEEEEWENLPNEQILNWFYYANSPANQAHLKEKTNAYTDLKKAKGKYPMVVYAPSFQASSIENFALCEYLASEGFIVISSPSRGTDTRWFGNNLAKEIETQARDVEFLIRKAMQLPNVDPNKIAVMGFSFGGLSNVTAQMRNENIKAIVSLDGTERYQYALLKKSPFFDLNKLDVPYLHMAQKDIPEMVLKEDKIDSTLNTRFDLYDSLSLNRTYRLKFLDLTHAYFSTLGVLFEVRDTRQDKSDLEIMNAYKWVSILSLSFLKAYLLDDNMAKKTFKGQLEQISTNNKIISYQKKGQKSTAFTFIDFNDLAAAKDYNGLWELYEQSKIKHPNLNLPEGSLNTLGLQLIFNSKTSNQGVNVFNLAIRLYPKSANLYDSLAEGFLYLGNHKKAIVNFKKSLDLNPHNQNAIDRLKSLTATP from the coding sequence ATGCAATTCCTTGTAGCGTTCCTCCTCATTATTTTTCAAGTTCATTTAAATTATGGACAAACTTCCTTGGCTAAAATAGACCTAGACAAAGGCCCCTATAGCGTTGGATTTCTGCATTACACCAGCGCAGACAGTTCCAGAACCTACAGTAGAATTTACGATTATAGCAATGAAAAAATCGCAAGGCCCATTCCTACAAGCATATGGTATCCTTCTTCCCAAAATGTTGACAGTATAGCAGCCCTACGGGTTCTTGATTACCTTCAGATTTTAAAAGAGGAAGAGGAATGGGAAAACCTTCCCAATGAACAAATATTGAATTGGTTTTATTATGCCAACAGTCCCGCCAACCAAGCCCATCTTAAGGAGAAAACCAATGCTTATACTGATCTGAAAAAGGCCAAGGGAAAATATCCAATGGTTGTGTATGCACCAAGTTTTCAAGCTTCCTCCATTGAAAATTTCGCCCTGTGCGAATACCTGGCAAGCGAGGGTTTTATAGTCATTTCCAGTCCCAGTAGAGGAACGGATACGAGGTGGTTTGGAAATAACCTGGCAAAGGAAATAGAAACCCAGGCCAGAGATGTTGAGTTCCTGATTAGAAAGGCCATGCAACTCCCAAATGTTGATCCCAATAAAATCGCTGTCATGGGCTTTAGTTTTGGCGGCTTATCCAATGTTACTGCCCAGATGCGCAATGAAAACATTAAGGCCATTGTCAGTCTGGATGGTACCGAAAGGTACCAGTATGCTTTATTGAAAAAATCCCCCTTCTTCGATTTGAACAAATTGGATGTGCCCTACTTACATATGGCCCAAAAAGACATTCCTGAAATGGTGCTCAAGGAAGACAAGATTGACTCGACTCTTAATACTAGGTTTGATTTATATGACAGCCTATCCCTCAACCGAACTTATCGACTAAAATTTCTTGATTTAACCCATGCGTATTTCAGCACCCTTGGGGTTCTTTTTGAAGTTCGAGACACCAGACAAGACAAAAGTGATCTTGAAATAATGAATGCTTATAAATGGGTATCAATACTTAGTTTGAGTTTTTTGAAAGCCTATTTATTGGATGATAATATGGCAAAAAAAACCTTCAAAGGCCAGTTAGAGCAGATTTCAACAAATAATAAAATCATAAGCTACCAAAAGAAGGGGCAAAAAAGCACTGCCTTTACTTTTATTGATTTCAATGATTTGGCTGCTGCAAAGGATTACAATGGACTATGGGAACTATATGAGCAAAGTAAAATTAAACACCCCAACCTTAACCTTCCGGAAGGAAGCTTAAATACCCTAGGACTTCAATTGATTTTTAATTCCAAAACCTCAAATCAAGGGGTGAATGTATTTAATTTGGCAATCAGATTATACCCCAAATCAGCCAATTTATATGATAGTTTGGCTGAGGGCTTTCTTTATTTAGGCAACCATAAAAAAGCCATTGTAAATTTTAAAAAATCACTTGATTTAAACCCTCATAATCAGAATGCCATAGACAGACTCAAGTCCCTTACAGCTACCCCTTAA
- a CDS encoding oxygen-insensitive NAD(P)H-dependent nitroreductase NfsB has protein sequence MDIKNVLNWRYSTKEFDPNKKISKEDFDQVKALLRMSPSSTNLQPWHFIIASTEEGKKRIAKGTQGFYSFNESKVLNASHVVLFCSRITADEDYMQHVLAVEDLDGRFPNEQVKQGMHGGRNAFANIHKYDLKDLPHWLEKQVYLNIGNFLLGVAALNIDAVPMEGIDVKALDEEFGLREKGFTSVTAVSIGYRTTTDFNTTDKTPKSRLPEQEIFTLV, from the coding sequence ATGGACATAAAGAATGTATTAAACTGGCGATATTCCACTAAAGAATTTGATCCAAACAAGAAAATTTCAAAAGAAGATTTTGACCAAGTAAAGGCACTTTTAAGGATGAGTCCTTCTAGTACAAATTTACAACCTTGGCATTTTATTATTGCATCAACTGAAGAAGGCAAAAAACGAATTGCCAAAGGAACACAAGGGTTTTATTCCTTCAATGAATCCAAGGTATTAAATGCTTCCCATGTCGTATTATTTTGTTCAAGAATCACTGCAGATGAAGACTATATGCAACATGTTTTGGCCGTGGAAGACCTGGATGGTAGATTTCCAAATGAACAGGTAAAACAAGGTATGCATGGCGGTAGAAATGCCTTTGCCAACATCCACAAATACGATTTGAAAGACCTACCACATTGGTTAGAAAAACAGGTTTATTTAAACATAGGCAATTTCTTACTCGGAGTGGCTGCTCTTAACATCGATGCAGTACCTATGGAAGGTATTGACGTAAAAGCATTAGATGAGGAGTTTGGTTTAAGAGAAAAAGGATTTACTTCAGTAACCGCCGTTTCCATAGGTTACCGGACAACCACAGATTTTAACACTACAGACAAGACACCAAAATCAAGACTACCAGAGCAAGAAATTTTTACCCTTGTCTAA
- a CDS encoding winged helix-turn-helix transcriptional regulator: MYKFKGKEYPCCASLTMGLIGGKWKTVILFHLRNEAMRYNELRKEMPTVTERTLSLQLKTLEEDGIIKRKVYTSKPPLKVVYSLTDFGKTLIPVVQSIADWGHNVVHNGIEVSE, translated from the coding sequence ATGTATAAATTTAAAGGCAAAGAATACCCTTGTTGTGCCAGTCTAACGATGGGACTAATCGGTGGTAAGTGGAAAACAGTAATACTGTTTCACCTAAGAAATGAAGCCATGAGGTACAATGAACTGAGGAAAGAAATGCCCACAGTTACAGAGCGTACTTTAAGCTTGCAATTGAAAACCTTAGAAGAAGATGGTATTATTAAAAGAAAGGTATATACCAGTAAACCCCCTCTTAAGGTAGTTTATTCCCTGACCGATTTTGGAAAAACATTGATTCCGGTGGTTCAATCCATAGCAGATTGGGGACACAATGTTGTTCACAATGGCATTGAAGTTTCTGAATAA
- a CDS encoding DinB family protein encodes MKIASEKLIQDLVERTRININQVKKFNSLSVEILNQKPGSEKWSILECIEHLNLYGDFYIPEISRSIGKSKTESNATFKSGFLGNYFAKTMLPKEKLNKMKTFKDKNPIGSSLDKTTLQRFLTQQVQLLDLLEKAKMVDLNKTKTAISISKWIKLKLGDTFRVVIYHNDRHMVQANKILQ; translated from the coding sequence ATGAAAATAGCCTCAGAAAAATTAATACAAGATTTGGTGGAACGAACACGGATTAACATCAATCAGGTTAAAAAATTCAATAGCTTATCCGTAGAAATACTGAATCAAAAACCCGGATCGGAAAAATGGAGTATTTTGGAATGTATAGAACATCTGAACCTTTATGGAGATTTTTATATCCCGGAAATTAGCAGAAGCATAGGCAAATCAAAAACCGAATCAAATGCAACCTTCAAATCAGGTTTTCTTGGTAACTATTTTGCCAAAACCATGCTTCCTAAAGAGAAATTGAACAAAATGAAAACCTTCAAGGACAAAAACCCTATAGGTAGCTCACTGGACAAAACAACTCTCCAGCGGTTTCTAACCCAACAAGTACAGCTATTAGATCTTCTCGAAAAGGCAAAAATGGTAGACCTTAACAAAACCAAAACGGCCATCAGTATCTCAAAATGGATTAAATTGAAATTAGGTGATACTTTTAGGGTTGTCATTTACCACAATGACCGTCATATGGTACAAGCCAACAAAATTCTACAATAA